One Microvirga thermotolerans DNA window includes the following coding sequences:
- a CDS encoding AGE family epimerase/isomerase — protein MAPSLPVLPPSGAPWRERPGHRAWLAARADDLLAFFERHAIDPKGGFFELDDAGRPTADPVRQIHATTRMVHCFAIAHLLGRPGSAAFVDHGMDFLWKRHRDPVHGGYAWSLDGEGFRDDTKQAYGHAFVLLAASSAKAVGHPLADRLLEDVTQVLRERFWEERHGAVAEEFARDWTPMTGYRGQNSNMHLTEALMAAFEATGTRACLDMAERIASLIVGRHASALGYRVAEHFHEDWSLDRDYRGSDIFRPAGTTPGHWLEWSRLLLQLWSLGGERHSWMPEAAEALFRQAVELGWDKENGGFFYTLDWDDRPALRQKLWWPCAEAIGAASFLCEHRPSDFHESWYRCLWDFVARHFIDRANGGWHPELSETLRPAATLFTGKPDIYHALQACLIPLYPSRASLTRVVADENRMGDRSGGSGKRRGGDTEASVLPDSAVQEISTTEGEKRHG, from the coding sequence ATGGCCCCATCCCTGCCCGTTCTTCCTCCCAGCGGCGCGCCATGGCGCGAGCGGCCCGGTCACAGGGCATGGCTGGCGGCGCGGGCCGACGATCTCCTCGCCTTCTTCGAGCGCCATGCCATCGATCCGAAGGGCGGCTTCTTCGAACTCGACGACGCCGGCCGTCCCACCGCCGATCCGGTCCGTCAGATCCACGCCACGACGCGCATGGTCCATTGCTTCGCCATCGCCCACCTGCTCGGACGGCCGGGTTCCGCGGCCTTCGTCGATCATGGAATGGACTTTCTCTGGAAGCGCCACCGCGATCCCGTCCACGGCGGCTATGCCTGGTCCCTGGACGGCGAGGGCTTCAGGGACGACACCAAGCAGGCCTACGGCCATGCCTTCGTCCTGCTCGCCGCATCGAGCGCGAAGGCCGTCGGCCATCCCCTCGCCGACCGCCTGCTCGAGGACGTGACCCAGGTCCTGCGGGAGAGGTTCTGGGAAGAGCGGCACGGGGCCGTCGCGGAGGAGTTCGCCCGCGACTGGACGCCGATGACCGGCTACCGGGGGCAGAACTCGAACATGCACCTCACCGAGGCGCTCATGGCCGCTTTCGAAGCCACGGGCACGCGCGCCTGTCTCGACATGGCCGAACGCATCGCGAGCCTGATCGTCGGCCGCCATGCGAGCGCCCTCGGCTACCGGGTGGCGGAGCATTTCCACGAGGACTGGAGCCTCGACCGCGACTATCGCGGATCCGACATCTTCCGCCCGGCGGGAACCACCCCGGGCCACTGGCTCGAATGGAGCAGGCTCCTGCTTCAGCTCTGGTCGCTGGGAGGCGAGCGGCACTCCTGGATGCCGGAGGCCGCCGAGGCCCTGTTCAGGCAAGCGGTGGAACTCGGCTGGGACAAGGAGAACGGAGGCTTCTTCTACACCCTCGACTGGGACGACCGGCCCGCCCTGCGCCAGAAACTGTGGTGGCCCTGCGCGGAAGCCATCGGCGCGGCGTCCTTTCTCTGCGAGCATCGCCCGAGCGACTTCCACGAGAGCTGGTACCGATGCCTGTGGGACTTCGTCGCCCGGCATTTCATCGACCGCGCGAACGGCGGGTGGCATCCCGAACTGTCGGAGACCCTCCGGCCCGCCGCGACGCTCTTCACCGGCAAGCCCGACATCTACCATGCCCTTCAGGCCTGCCTCATCCCCCTCTACCCGTCGAGGGCGAGCCTCACGCGGGTCGTCGCGGACGAGAACCGGATGGGGGATCGCTCCGGCGGTTCCGGGAAACGGCGCGGCGGCGACACGGAGGCAAGCGTCCTCCCGGATTCGGCGGTTCAGGAAATATCGACAACGGAAGGAGAGAAGCGTCATGGATAA
- a CDS encoding DUF1801 domain-containing protein — protein sequence MDKRESQESASPSRLIDGRIAELGDWRGETLARLRALIGQADPEAVEEWKWRGVPVWSHAGIICTGETYRNVVKLTFPKGASLEDPSGLFNASLEGNARRAIDIREGDRIDEEAFKALVRAAVAVNLSSVAKRPKGASARSRAVNSAS from the coding sequence ATGGATAAAAGGGAATCTCAGGAATCCGCATCGCCGTCCCGGCTGATCGACGGGAGGATCGCGGAACTGGGCGACTGGCGGGGCGAGACGCTCGCCCGGCTTCGCGCCCTGATCGGGCAGGCCGACCCGGAAGCAGTCGAGGAATGGAAGTGGCGGGGGGTTCCGGTGTGGTCGCATGCCGGGATCATCTGCACCGGCGAGACCTACAGGAATGTCGTGAAGCTCACCTTTCCCAAGGGTGCCTCGCTGGAAGACCCCTCCGGTCTCTTCAACGCCAGCCTCGAAGGCAACGCCAGGCGGGCCATCGACATCCGCGAGGGCGACAGGATCGACGAAGAGGCGTTCAAGGCGCTCGTTCGCGCCGCCGTGGCGGTCAATCTGTCTTCCGTCGCCAAGCGCCCGAAAGGCGCATCGGCGCGGTCCCGCGCCGTGAATTCGGCATCATAG
- a CDS encoding MucR family transcriptional regulator → MSENVNTPNFIELAADIVSAYVSNNSVPAADLPSLLNSVHSALTKTAQGLVEAPQSTLTPAVPVKKSITPDYIICLEDGKKFKSLKRHLRTTYNMTPEQYRAKWDLPRDYPMVAPNYAKARSELAKTMGLGQQRRKSEDDKAASPAAPAAKGRRSKKAA, encoded by the coding sequence ATGAGCGAGAACGTTAACACCCCGAATTTCATCGAACTCGCGGCCGATATCGTCTCGGCTTATGTGAGCAACAACTCCGTTCCTGCTGCCGATCTGCCTTCGCTCCTCAACTCGGTTCACTCCGCGCTCACGAAGACGGCGCAGGGACTTGTCGAGGCGCCTCAGTCGACGCTGACGCCCGCGGTTCCGGTGAAGAAGTCGATCACGCCCGACTACATCATCTGCCTGGAAGACGGGAAGAAGTTCAAGTCGCTCAAGCGCCACCTGCGCACCACCTACAACATGACGCCCGAGCAGTACCGCGCCAAGTGGGACCTGCCGCGCGACTATCCGATGGTCGCTCCGAACTATGCGAAGGCCCGCTCCGAGCTCGCGAAGACCATGGGTCTCGGCCAGCAGCGCCGCAAGTCCGAGGACGACAAGGCCGCGTCTCCGGCCGCTCCCGCCGCCAAGGGGCGCCGCAGCAAGAAGGCCGCCTGA
- a CDS encoding aldo/keto reductase — translation MRHRRFGSVHRPVSIVGQGTWRLDEAPCRQAVEALRLGLDLGMNHIDTAEMYGDAEPLVGEAIAGRRDEVFLVSKVLPQNASRRGTVAACERSLARLGTDRLDCYLLHWRGSIPLEETVAALESLRESGRILSWGVSNFDEEDLAEALAVAGPGRIACNQVLYHLEERAIEHAVLPWCERHGVALVAYSPFGQGSFPAPRTPQGRVLERIAAAHGASPRQVALAFLTRTPSVLAIPKAATADHVRQNAGAGDLVLSEADVAAIDAAFPRGRRPRTLPTI, via the coding sequence GTGAGGCATCGACGCTTCGGATCCGTCCACCGCCCCGTCTCCATCGTCGGCCAGGGCACCTGGCGTCTCGACGAGGCGCCGTGCAGGCAGGCGGTCGAGGCCCTGCGCCTGGGGCTCGACCTGGGGATGAACCACATCGATACGGCGGAAATGTACGGCGATGCGGAGCCCCTCGTCGGCGAGGCCATCGCCGGGCGGCGCGACGAGGTCTTCCTCGTTTCCAAGGTGCTGCCGCAGAACGCCTCCCGCCGCGGCACCGTCGCCGCCTGCGAGAGATCCCTCGCGCGCCTCGGCACGGACAGGCTCGATTGCTACCTCCTGCACTGGCGCGGCAGCATTCCGCTGGAGGAGACCGTCGCCGCCCTCGAATCGCTGCGGGAAAGCGGAAGGATCCTGTCCTGGGGCGTGAGCAACTTCGACGAGGAGGATCTTGCGGAGGCTCTCGCCGTCGCAGGCCCCGGGCGGATCGCCTGCAACCAGGTGCTCTATCATCTTGAGGAGCGCGCCATCGAGCATGCGGTGCTTCCCTGGTGCGAGAGGCACGGCGTCGCCCTCGTCGCCTATTCGCCCTTCGGCCAAGGCAGCTTCCCCGCGCCCCGTACGCCGCAGGGACGGGTGCTCGAACGGATCGCCGCCGCCCACGGCGCGAGCCCGCGTCAGGTCGCCCTCGCCTTCCTGACCCGCACGCCCTCCGTGCTCGCAATCCCCAAGGCCGCGACGGCGGACCATGTGCGCCAGAATGCCGGGGCGGGGGATCTCGTCCTGTCGGAGGCCGACGTCGCGGCGATCGACGCCGCCTTCCCGCGCGGCCGCAGGCCGCGCACCCTGCCGACGATCTGA
- a CDS encoding calcium-binding protein — MDWLVGGIGHDDLRGGEGNDHLQGDEDDDTLAGGSGDDTLHGGDGGDRLRGDGGDDTLHGDDGRDDLDGGDGNDLLYGGADNDALLGSGGDDTLYGGSGNDGLVGDEGGDHLYGEAGDDVLKGGAGADLLSGAAGADTLYGGLGADSLSGSEGNDQLYGDADDDRLEGGTGDDKLWGGDGQDTLDGGEGSDVLSGDAANDTLRGGLGDDMLSGGAGNDSLDGGGGRDQLFGGGGNDILVGGPEVDYLDGGEGADTLVLTGLHSDYRIRFNEAVGRYSIVDLRAGSPDGTDLAAIELFRFSNGTFTQAELDYAIDADRDIAWDVDDSDGSKSTLGWRPWAVNPAQFEIFIQRRAVDNTLMSETVFHPDGSRRAYAWDVAASESWASYVQTYDTQARLVRQQYENDDTTRTITEWDHDGARAWRVRTTWSMNVGGVYDDFRQVDTLHEPDPDPSPVDVIERLWDPANQAAWDVIVREYDVYSPNSDHWLTEDTTYDGGARILKGKDHAQGDGINYGSPPAPYARDGEWERFEERYDAGGRKHYESYRYYGTASAPGHTVIREWDFNGQDWADSTLYIEGEDRMVWKEINYDTHPTYSKVRWDWHSVPGDWSQQVTFWNRAGQLAWQEQTWRNDDGTVARGRVFQWDYTSGVKWQRYEYDYRQDPSRITQERFLFDDNTYAEVDRDLDRQHSDYDVKTVTYTGEDRTTRLSERIALDTPNSRGATMTDWRWDVTNADPDWARLYTEYQPDPEAPGHFRRLHQKQYMSMTSDNEKYVRFWDYGDGQEWQYSIQLFDRNGRRYAHNYKMDDDTWRTYDYDQNGRDWARIKQYLLADARTCWQKETLFDNDHFVIQKWDVGDRNDVWDYYYIELAGEGDSEEDAIWKWYVDDDGVRHYEIGDANGTIMDRSAPPYTMPGEGPAALPFNNMALHALVPEARIH, encoded by the coding sequence GTGGACTGGCTTGTCGGCGGCATCGGTCATGACGACCTTAGGGGCGGTGAGGGCAACGATCACCTTCAGGGCGACGAGGACGACGACACTCTTGCGGGCGGCAGCGGCGACGACACGCTGCATGGGGGCGACGGCGGCGACCGGCTGCGCGGCGACGGCGGCGACGACACCTTGCACGGCGACGATGGCCGTGACGATCTCGACGGCGGCGACGGCAACGACCTTCTCTATGGCGGTGCCGACAATGACGCACTGCTCGGCTCCGGCGGCGACGACACGCTCTACGGCGGCAGCGGCAATGACGGGCTGGTTGGCGATGAGGGGGGCGACCACCTCTACGGCGAGGCGGGCGACGATGTCCTGAAGGGTGGGGCAGGAGCAGACCTGCTCTCCGGCGCCGCGGGAGCCGATACCCTGTATGGTGGCCTTGGCGCCGACAGCCTGTCGGGCAGCGAGGGTAACGACCAGCTCTATGGCGATGCGGACGACGACCGCCTCGAAGGCGGCACGGGCGACGACAAGCTGTGGGGCGGCGACGGGCAGGACACGCTCGACGGCGGTGAGGGCAGCGACGTTCTCTCGGGTGATGCCGCCAACGACACCCTGCGCGGCGGCCTCGGCGACGACATGCTCTCGGGCGGCGCCGGCAACGACAGCCTCGACGGCGGCGGCGGACGCGATCAACTTTTCGGCGGCGGCGGCAACGATATATTGGTGGGAGGGCCGGAGGTCGACTACCTCGACGGCGGTGAGGGCGCCGACACCCTCGTGCTCACCGGCCTGCACTCCGACTACAGGATCCGCTTCAACGAGGCGGTCGGCCGTTATTCCATCGTCGATCTGCGTGCGGGCTCGCCGGACGGCACGGACTTGGCCGCCATCGAGCTGTTCCGGTTCAGCAACGGCACCTTCACTCAGGCCGAGCTCGACTACGCGATCGACGCCGACCGGGACATCGCCTGGGACGTGGACGACAGCGACGGCTCGAAGAGCACGCTCGGCTGGCGTCCATGGGCCGTCAATCCGGCGCAGTTCGAGATCTTCATCCAGCGGCGCGCCGTCGACAACACGCTCATGAGCGAAACCGTGTTCCACCCGGACGGTTCGCGCCGCGCCTATGCGTGGGACGTGGCCGCCTCCGAAAGCTGGGCGTCCTACGTCCAGACCTACGATACGCAGGCGCGGCTCGTGAGGCAGCAATACGAGAACGACGACACGACGCGCACGATCACGGAGTGGGACCACGACGGCGCGCGGGCCTGGCGCGTCCGCACGACATGGTCGATGAACGTGGGCGGCGTCTACGACGATTTCCGCCAGGTCGACACGCTCCACGAGCCCGATCCCGACCCCAGCCCCGTCGACGTCATCGAGCGCCTGTGGGACCCGGCCAACCAGGCCGCCTGGGACGTCATCGTCCGGGAATACGACGTCTACAGCCCCAACTCCGATCACTGGCTGACGGAGGACACGACCTATGACGGCGGCGCGCGGATCCTGAAAGGCAAGGACCATGCGCAGGGCGACGGCATCAATTACGGCTCTCCGCCGGCGCCTTATGCGCGCGACGGAGAATGGGAGCGCTTCGAGGAGCGCTACGACGCCGGCGGCCGCAAGCACTACGAGTCCTACCGCTACTACGGCACCGCGTCCGCGCCCGGCCACACGGTGATCAGGGAATGGGACTTCAACGGCCAGGACTGGGCGGATTCCACCCTCTACATCGAGGGCGAGGACCGCATGGTCTGGAAGGAGATCAACTACGATACCCATCCGACCTACTCCAAGGTCCGCTGGGACTGGCACTCCGTCCCGGGCGACTGGTCGCAGCAGGTGACCTTCTGGAACAGGGCCGGGCAGTTGGCCTGGCAGGAGCAGACCTGGCGCAACGACGACGGAACGGTCGCACGCGGCAGAGTCTTCCAGTGGGATTACACGTCCGGCGTGAAATGGCAGCGCTACGAATACGACTACAGGCAGGACCCCAGCCGCATCACGCAGGAACGGTTCCTCTTTGACGACAACACCTATGCCGAGGTCGATCGCGACCTCGACCGTCAGCACTCCGACTACGACGTCAAGACCGTCACCTATACGGGCGAAGACCGGACGACCCGCCTCTCCGAGCGGATCGCGCTGGATACGCCGAACAGCCGTGGAGCGACGATGACGGATTGGCGGTGGGACGTGACGAACGCAGACCCGGACTGGGCGAGGCTCTACACCGAGTATCAGCCCGATCCGGAAGCGCCGGGCCACTTCCGGCGCCTCCACCAGAAACAGTACATGAGCATGACGAGCGACAACGAGAAATACGTTCGCTTCTGGGACTACGGCGATGGCCAGGAGTGGCAGTACTCGATCCAGCTGTTCGACCGGAACGGGAGGCGCTACGCTCACAACTACAAGATGGACGACGATACCTGGCGAACCTACGACTACGATCAGAACGGCAGGGATTGGGCACGCATCAAGCAGTACCTGCTGGCGGATGCGAGGACGTGCTGGCAGAAGGAAACCCTTTTCGACAACGACCATTTCGTGATCCAGAAATGGGACGTCGGCGACCGGAATGATGTGTGGGATTACTATTACATCGAGCTGGCCGGCGAAGGGGACAGCGAGGAGGACGCCATCTGGAAGTGGTATGTCGACGACGATGGCGTGAGGCACTACGAGATCGGCGATGCGAACGGCACGATCATGGATCGGTCGGCTCCTCCCTACACCATGCCGGGCGAGGGGCCCGCAGCCCTGCCCTTCAACAACATGGCCTTGCATGCGCTCGTGCCCGAGGCTCGGATCCATTGA